In Blautia wexlerae DSM 19850, a single window of DNA contains:
- the thrH gene encoding bifunctional phosphoserine phosphatase/homoserine phosphotransferase ThrH: MYITCLDVEGVLVPEIWIAFAEASGIPELKKTTRDEPDYDKLMNWRLGILKEHGLGLKEIQDVIAKIDPLPGAKEFLDELRSFSQVILISDTFTQFAAPLMEKLGRPTLFCNTLEVADNGEITGFKMRVEQSKLTTVKALQSIGFDTIASGDSYNDLGMIQASKAGFLFRSTDKIKADYPEIPAYEEYDELLAAIKNAMK, encoded by the coding sequence ATGTATATTACATGTCTTGACGTAGAGGGCGTACTGGTACCTGAGATCTGGATCGCATTTGCTGAAGCAAGCGGAATCCCGGAGCTGAAGAAAACCACACGTGATGAGCCGGACTATGATAAGCTGATGAACTGGAGGCTTGGTATTCTGAAGGAACATGGTCTCGGACTGAAAGAAATTCAGGATGTGATCGCAAAGATCGATCCGCTTCCGGGTGCAAAGGAATTCCTGGATGAACTTCGTTCTTTCTCTCAGGTAATTCTGATCAGCGATACTTTCACACAGTTTGCAGCACCGCTCATGGAGAAGCTTGGCAGACCTACCTTATTCTGCAACACTCTTGAAGTTGCAGACAACGGTGAGATCACAGGCTTTAAGATGAGAGTGGAACAATCCAAGTTAACTACTGTAAAGGCTTTACAGTCTATCGGATTCGATACCATTGCAAGCGGTGATTCCTACAATGACCTGGGTATGATCCAGGCAAGCAAGGCTGGATTCCTGTTCCGCAGTACAGATAAGATCAAAGCAGATTATCCGGAGATCCCGGCATATGAAGAATATGATGAACTGCTGGCTGCTATTAAGAATGCAATGAAATAA
- a CDS encoding M42 family metallopeptidase produces MEKNLEFIGEQLKKLTAIPSPSSYTEKAAEYLMETLKEMGYEPELSNKGNVLVTIGGEGNPLVLASHIDTLGAMVRSIKDNGRLRPTTLGGHQWRTADGENCTVHTRDGRVYTGVVLNTEPSAHVADEKVEQTEENMEILLDENVENKEDIDALGIQVGDIIAMDPRTVITESGYIKSRFLDDKLSAAILLGLAKAVKDEGITLHRKVSLLFTVYEEVGHGGSYVPADTAEMISVDMGCVGADLGCTERMVSICAKDSGGPYNYNLITALVNTAKAHGLDFAIDVYPHYGSDVEATLRAGYDIRHGLIGPGVYASHNYERSHMDGVKNTYELVKAYVTE; encoded by the coding sequence ATGGAAAAAAATCTTGAGTTTATCGGGGAACAGTTAAAGAAATTAACTGCAATCCCAAGCCCGTCCAGCTATACGGAAAAGGCGGCAGAGTATCTGATGGAAACACTGAAAGAAATGGGATATGAGCCGGAGCTTTCCAATAAGGGAAATGTGCTCGTGACGATCGGAGGAGAGGGAAATCCGCTGGTCCTGGCATCTCATATTGATACTCTTGGTGCAATGGTACGCTCCATAAAAGATAACGGACGCCTCCGTCCTACAACTCTGGGCGGACATCAGTGGAGAACTGCTGATGGTGAGAACTGTACTGTTCATACGAGAGACGGCAGGGTTTATACAGGGGTTGTGCTGAATACAGAACCATCTGCGCACGTGGCAGATGAGAAAGTGGAACAGACAGAAGAGAATATGGAGATCCTGCTGGATGAGAATGTAGAAAACAAAGAGGATATTGATGCACTGGGAATCCAGGTAGGAGATATCATTGCTATGGATCCGCGGACTGTGATCACAGAGAGTGGATATATCAAGAGCCGTTTTCTAGATGATAAGCTTTCTGCAGCAATCCTGCTGGGACTGGCGAAGGCAGTGAAAGACGAAGGGATTACACTGCATCGTAAGGTATCATTGCTTTTCACAGTATATGAAGAAGTTGGACATGGCGGAAGCTATGTACCGGCAGATACAGCGGAAATGATTTCTGTAGATATGGGATGTGTGGGTGCTGATCTTGGATGTACAGAGCGTATGGTATCCATCTGCGCCAAAGATTCCGGCGGTCCGTACAATTATAATCTGATCACTGCACTGGTCAATACAGCGAAAGCACATGGTCTGGATTTCGCGATCGATGTTTATCCGCATTATGGATCTGATGTGGAGGCAACTCTCCGCGCAGGATATGACATCAGACATGGCCTGATCGGACCTGGGGTTTATGCTTCACATAATTATGAGAGATCTCATATGGATGGAGTGAAGAATACGTATGAGCTTGTGAAGGCGTATGTGACGGAATAA
- a CDS encoding NUDIX hydrolase translates to MEFWDIYDENKKPTGRTMKRNDWCLKDGEYHLTVLGVVARPDGTFLITKRVMTKAWAPGWWEVSGGAAQAGEESYEAVLREVKEETGLDARNAEGGYLFTYKRENPGEGDNYFVDVYRFIMDIDENDLHLQTEETDGYMFASPDQIREFAADGKFLHYDSIKKAFEM, encoded by the coding sequence ATGGAATTTTGGGATATTTATGATGAGAATAAGAAACCTACAGGACGTACCATGAAGAGAAATGACTGGTGTCTGAAGGACGGAGAGTATCATCTGACTGTGCTTGGCGTAGTAGCCAGACCGGATGGTACTTTTCTAATCACTAAACGTGTCATGACGAAAGCGTGGGCACCTGGATGGTGGGAAGTATCCGGCGGCGCTGCACAGGCAGGAGAGGAATCTTATGAAGCTGTTCTGCGTGAGGTGAAAGAGGAAACAGGACTGGATGCCCGAAACGCAGAAGGTGGTTATCTTTTTACGTATAAGAGAGAGAACCCGGGTGAAGGAGACAACTATTTTGTAGATGTGTACCGTTTTATCATGGACATTGATGAGAATGACTTACATTTACAGACTGAAGAGACAGACGGATATATGTTTGCCAGTCCTGACCAGATCAGAGAATTTGCAGCAGATGGAAAATTTCTGCATTATGACAGTATAAAAAAGGCATTTGAGATGTAA
- a CDS encoding peptide ABC transporter substrate-binding protein: MRKAKTIMSLALSVAMVTSMAATAPVMAAESESTDGFNLNLCIASEPQSIDPALNTAMDGSVMCHHMFEGLVKWADDGEGNAVTVPGQAESWDKETNDDGTVTYTVHLRDGIKWSDGQAVTAGDFEYSWKRLANPETAADYCYMIDMVKGYAEVADGSADPDTLGIKATDDTTLQIDLTYDCPYFEEIMAFPATFPVRKDMVEGSENWTFDPATYISNGPYKMKEWSHNSYILMEKNENYYDYENLGPDTIKFALLDDNNAILKGYNNGELDFIENLPVDEVATYLASGELNIADYIGTYYVCFNTENEVFSDPAIRKAFSLVIDRNYIVDNVTQSGEVPATGYVPSGIYDADGASGDDFRTVGGEYYSVSEDDYEKNCEEARQILADAGYPDGEGFPTVEYLYNTDDKHKKIAEALQNMWQKELGVTVNLDNQDWNVFLQNRKNGDFQIARNGWIGDYNDPCTFLDMWYTGGGNNDAQYSNPDYDAQIDAAKATSDQAERMKAFHAAEDILIGEDNVLAPLYFYTQPYMLKDNIKGMYYTPLGYFFFGYTTQE, from the coding sequence ATGAGAAAGGCAAAAACAATTATGTCTCTGGCTCTGTCAGTAGCTATGGTTACAAGCATGGCAGCTACAGCACCTGTAATGGCAGCAGAGAGCGAATCAACAGACGGATTTAATCTGAATCTCTGTATCGCATCTGAACCACAGAGTATCGACCCTGCACTGAATACAGCAATGGATGGTTCTGTCATGTGCCACCATATGTTCGAAGGTCTGGTCAAATGGGCAGACGACGGTGAAGGAAATGCTGTTACAGTTCCAGGACAGGCTGAATCCTGGGATAAAGAGACAAACGATGACGGAACAGTAACTTATACTGTACATCTTCGTGATGGTATCAAATGGTCTGACGGACAGGCCGTAACAGCAGGAGATTTCGAATATTCCTGGAAACGTCTGGCAAACCCGGAAACAGCAGCAGACTACTGTTACATGATCGACATGGTAAAAGGATATGCAGAGGTAGCTGACGGAAGTGCGGATCCTGACACACTTGGAATCAAAGCTACAGATGATACAACACTGCAGATCGATTTAACTTATGACTGCCCGTATTTCGAAGAGATCATGGCATTCCCGGCAACCTTCCCTGTTCGTAAAGATATGGTAGAGGGAAGCGAGAACTGGACATTTGATCCTGCAACTTATATCAGCAACGGACCTTACAAGATGAAAGAATGGTCTCATAACTCCTACATTCTTATGGAAAAGAATGAGAACTACTATGATTATGAGAACCTTGGACCGGACACAATTAAATTTGCACTTCTGGACGACAACAACGCGATCCTTAAAGGATACAACAACGGAGAACTTGATTTCATCGAGAACCTTCCTGTAGACGAAGTTGCTACTTACCTTGCATCCGGAGAACTTAACATCGCTGACTATATCGGAACATACTATGTATGCTTCAATACAGAAAATGAAGTATTCTCTGATCCTGCAATCCGTAAAGCATTCTCACTTGTAATCGATCGTAACTACATCGTAGATAACGTAACTCAGTCCGGTGAAGTTCCTGCAACAGGATATGTTCCATCCGGTATCTATGATGCAGACGGAGCAAGCGGAGATGACTTCCGTACAGTAGGCGGTGAATATTACAGCGTTTCTGAAGATGATTATGAGAAGAACTGTGAAGAAGCACGTCAGATCCTTGCAGATGCAGGATATCCAGACGGCGAAGGTTTCCCGACAGTTGAATATCTGTACAACACAGATGACAAACACAAAAAGATCGCTGAAGCACTCCAGAACATGTGGCAGAAAGAACTTGGCGTAACTGTTAACCTGGACAACCAGGACTGGAACGTATTCCTTCAGAACAGAAAGAATGGTGACTTCCAGATCGCACGTAACGGATGGATCGGTGACTACAATGATCCTTGTACATTCCTTGATATGTGGTATACAGGCGGCGGAAACAACGATGCTCAGTATTCTAACCCGGATTACGATGCACAGATCGATGCAGCAAAAGCTACTTCTGATCAGGCAGAGCGTATGAAAGCATTCCATGCAGCAGAAGATATCCTTATCGGTGAAGACAATGTACTGGCTCCTCTGTACTTCTATACACAGCCATACATGCTGAAAGATAATATCAAAGGTATGTATTACACACCACTTGGATACTTCTTCTTCGGATACACAACCCAGGAATAA
- a CDS encoding ABC transporter ATP-binding protein, with protein MANEEKKLVEIENLRKYFPIKGTNGPGVQAVQDVSLYIKKGETLGLVGESGCGKTTLGRTILRLYEPTGGKIIYDGQTIFDNPLDKDGKPLGKAKSVNMLPYRKKMQIIFQDPSASLDPRMTVGEIIGEAIDIHKLAANKKDRADMIKGLLARVGLNTEHANRYPHEFSGGQQQRVGIARALAVKPEFIVCDEPISALDVSIQSQVVNMLEDMQAEMGLTYLFIAHDLSVVRHISNRIGVMYLGSLVELGESYELNRHPIHPYTQTLLSAVPVPDPKLSRTRKRIILEGDVPSPMNPPSGCRFHTRCPYATQKCREEMPQFKEHEPGHWAACHLLDK; from the coding sequence ATGGCAAATGAAGAAAAGAAACTTGTCGAGATAGAGAATTTACGTAAATACTTCCCGATCAAGGGAACAAACGGTCCAGGTGTTCAGGCAGTTCAGGATGTTTCCCTCTATATTAAGAAAGGTGAGACATTAGGACTGGTAGGAGAGTCCGGATGCGGTAAAACAACTCTGGGAAGAACCATTCTCAGATTGTATGAGCCGACCGGTGGTAAGATTATCTATGACGGTCAGACAATTTTTGACAATCCGTTGGACAAAGACGGCAAACCACTTGGCAAAGCGAAATCTGTAAACATGCTTCCTTACCGTAAGAAAATGCAGATTATTTTCCAGGATCCATCCGCATCTCTTGATCCTCGTATGACAGTCGGAGAGATTATCGGAGAGGCTATCGACATTCATAAACTGGCTGCAAATAAAAAAGACCGTGCGGATATGATCAAAGGTCTACTTGCAAGAGTAGGATTAAATACCGAGCATGCAAACCGTTATCCTCATGAGTTCTCCGGCGGACAGCAGCAGCGTGTCGGCATTGCCCGTGCACTTGCCGTTAAACCGGAATTTATCGTATGTGATGAGCCGATTTCCGCATTGGACGTTTCTATCCAGTCACAGGTTGTAAACATGCTGGAGGATATGCAGGCAGAAATGGGACTGACTTACCTGTTTATCGCTCATGACTTGTCTGTTGTGCGTCATATTTCAAACAGGATCGGTGTTATGTATCTGGGATCTCTGGTAGAACTTGGTGAGAGCTATGAGCTGAACCGTCATCCGATCCATCCATATACACAGACGCTTCTTTCTGCAGTTCCGGTACCGGATCCTAAGCTGAGCCGTACCAGAAAGCGTATCATCCTTGAGGGAGATGTGCCAAGCCCGATGAACCCGCCGAGTGGATGCCGTTTCCATACCAGATGTCCATATGCGACACAGAAGTGCCGTGAGGAGATGCCACAGTTCAAAGAGCATGAACCTGGACACTGGGCAGCATGTCATCTGCTGGATAAATAA
- a CDS encoding ABC transporter ATP-binding protein has product MSEQKHKLLEVKDLKVSFFTPAGEVKAVGGISYDLDYGEVMGVVGESGSGKSQEAYSIMGLLQSPGKVVGGSITFEGQDVLSFTKDQMTEFRGSKVAMIFQNPMTCLNPVYTIGNQLVEALRAHDKKISKEEAEKRAMEMMEMVGINNVQKRMKQYPHEFSGGMRQRVMIAMGLICHPQLLIADEPTTALDVTIQAQILDLMKDLQKKTKMGIIFITHNLGVVADICDKVSVMYAGRIVEQGPVDDIFYEPAHPYTKGLLRSMPRVDAESYERLIPIEGTPVDMLNPPEGCPFAPRCEHCMKICLKKMPPYVEVGEKHRSACWLCVQELMGKEEN; this is encoded by the coding sequence ATGTCTGAACAGAAACATAAATTATTGGAAGTTAAGGACTTAAAAGTCTCCTTCTTTACACCGGCCGGTGAAGTTAAGGCTGTAGGAGGAATCTCCTACGACCTGGACTACGGCGAAGTTATGGGAGTAGTAGGAGAGTCCGGTTCCGGTAAGAGCCAGGAAGCCTACTCTATTATGGGACTTCTTCAGTCTCCTGGTAAGGTTGTCGGAGGTTCCATTACTTTTGAAGGACAGGATGTCCTGTCTTTTACCAAAGATCAGATGACAGAATTCCGCGGCAGTAAAGTAGCGATGATCTTCCAGAACCCGATGACCTGTTTAAACCCGGTTTACACCATTGGAAATCAGTTAGTAGAAGCACTTCGCGCTCATGATAAAAAGATCAGCAAGGAAGAAGCTGAGAAGCGTGCCATGGAAATGATGGAAATGGTTGGTATCAACAATGTACAGAAGCGTATGAAACAGTATCCTCATGAGTTCTCCGGTGGTATGCGCCAGCGAGTTATGATCGCCATGGGTCTGATCTGTCATCCGCAGCTTCTGATCGCGGATGAGCCGACTACAGCTCTGGATGTTACGATCCAGGCACAGATCCTTGACCTGATGAAAGACCTGCAGAAGAAAACAAAAATGGGAATCATTTTTATCACTCATAACCTTGGTGTTGTTGCGGATATCTGCGATAAGGTTTCCGTTATGTATGCAGGCCGTATCGTTGAACAGGGCCCTGTTGATGATATTTTCTATGAACCTGCGCATCCGTATACAAAAGGACTTCTGCGTTCTATGCCTCGTGTAGATGCAGAGAGTTACGAACGACTGATCCCGATAGAGGGTACTCCGGTCGATATGCTGAATCCGCCGGAAGGCTGTCCTTTTGCACCACGCTGTGAGCATTGTATGAAGATCTGTCTGAAGAAGATGCCTCCTTATGTAGAAGTAGGCGAGAAACACCGTTCAGCCTGCTGGCTGTGTGTTCAGGAACTGATGGGCAAGGAGGAGAACTGA
- a CDS encoding ABC transporter permease: MAENKKIKKCPVSLQPDIENLLQDLTPDDFASASSQEKEDFIQDRQSVSYWKDAWRRLKKNVVAMVALGVIIFLFLFAFVGPLLIPYGYDEFNDGAENLFPYHYTLEDQQRVDEEIASRTQSEVVDVDSMIEQAKAEAEAKGEKFTKKDEAILRAKAKTAAKNDTASESEESTDPDTVRKELGIKKHIFGYSKKELERKAAGEKVFPHVFGTDMYGRDILVRVMYGARVSMSVGVFAALLVLIIGALYGAISGYCGGKVDAVMQRIVELIYAVPEMLVVLLIATALKPILTEYINSPGGGPLKSFANVLGPNLISMFIAFGLLYWVTMSRIIRGQVLQLKQQEYVTAARALGASGGRIIRRHLLPNCIGQIVVTTCLQIPSAIFLESFLSYLGVGVSAPLPSLGSMATDALSGMYTYTYRLIVPSVVLSVMILAFNLFGDGLRDALDPKLKK; this comes from the coding sequence ATGGCAGAGAATAAGAAGATCAAGAAATGTCCGGTAAGTCTTCAGCCGGATATTGAGAACCTTCTTCAGGACTTGACACCGGATGATTTTGCTTCGGCTTCCAGTCAGGAGAAAGAAGATTTCATCCAGGACCGCCAGAGTGTATCTTACTGGAAAGATGCCTGGAGAAGATTAAAGAAGAATGTTGTGGCGATGGTCGCACTTGGAGTTATTATATTCCTGTTTCTGTTTGCGTTCGTCGGACCACTTCTGATCCCATATGGATATGATGAATTTAACGATGGCGCTGAGAACCTGTTTCCATATCATTACACACTGGAAGACCAGCAGCGTGTAGATGAAGAGATTGCATCCAGAACTCAGAGTGAGGTTGTTGATGTTGATTCAATGATCGAGCAGGCTAAGGCAGAGGCGGAAGCCAAAGGTGAGAAGTTTACAAAAAAAGATGAAGCAATCCTTCGCGCAAAAGCAAAAACAGCAGCAAAGAATGATACAGCGAGTGAGTCTGAAGAGAGCACAGACCCAGATACAGTCCGCAAGGAACTGGGAATTAAGAAACATATCTTCGGATATTCAAAGAAAGAACTTGAGCGTAAAGCAGCCGGCGAGAAAGTTTTCCCACATGTCTTTGGAACAGATATGTACGGACGTGATATTCTTGTCCGTGTTATGTATGGTGCACGAGTTTCTATGTCAGTTGGTGTATTTGCCGCACTTCTCGTACTGATCATTGGTGCTTTATATGGTGCGATCTCCGGTTACTGTGGCGGTAAGGTCGATGCAGTGATGCAGCGTATCGTAGAGCTGATCTATGCAGTTCCTGAAATGCTGGTCGTACTTCTGATCGCAACTGCACTGAAACCAATCCTGACAGAATATATCAACTCCCCGGGCGGCGGTCCGCTGAAGTCCTTTGCCAATGTACTTGGTCCGAACCTTATCTCCATGTTCATTGCCTTCGGTCTTCTGTACTGGGTAACTATGAGCCGTATCATCCGTGGACAGGTACTTCAGCTGAAACAGCAGGAATATGTAACAGCAGCCAGAGCACTCGGTGCTTCAGGCGGACGTATCATCCGTCGTCATCTGCTTCCGAACTGTATCGGACAGATCGTTGTAACAACCTGCCTGCAGATCCCGTCTGCGATCTTCCTGGAGTCATTCCTTTCCTATCTTGGTGTTGGTGTATCTGCACCGCTTCCAAGCCTTGGATCTATGGCAACAGACGCATTAAGCGGTATGTATACATACACTTACAGACTGATCGTTCCGTCTGTAGTCCTCAGTGTAATGATTCTTGCATTTAACCTGTTCGGTGATGGTCTGCGCGATGCACTTGACCCGAAACTTAAGAAATAA
- a CDS encoding ABC transporter permease, with the protein MANAKYFLKRFAMALLTIFLVACLTFLLMNAVPGSPWLSEKTPSAATLAALNAKYGLDKPVHVQLFMYLKNILHGDFGVSLKMQKNRAVLDIIVEMFPVSAKVGALALLWAIIVGVPLGCLAAFKRGKLTDSILRVICTLGISMPSFVVASVLLVTLTGDGALNLFPSIFDASQGIRAYILPCFALGFYPMCYTARQTRSAMLDSLSQEYIKTARAKGLKNKKIIFKHALRNALIPVITYLGPQVAFTLCGGFVVESVFSIPGLGRYFVQSIQNRDYPVIMGTTIFLATFIILMNLVVDLLYKVADPRISLTKGGD; encoded by the coding sequence ATGGCTAACGCTAAATACTTCTTAAAGAGATTTGCAATGGCATTGCTTACGATCTTTCTGGTAGCATGCCTTACATTTCTTCTGATGAACGCTGTGCCTGGAAGCCCGTGGCTCAGCGAGAAAACGCCATCTGCCGCAACCCTGGCAGCGCTGAATGCAAAATATGGCCTGGATAAGCCTGTTCATGTTCAGCTTTTCATGTATCTTAAAAATATTCTGCATGGTGACTTTGGCGTGTCCCTGAAGATGCAGAAAAACCGCGCAGTTCTGGATATCATCGTTGAGATGTTCCCGGTATCTGCCAAAGTAGGTGCCCTCGCTCTGTTATGGGCGATCATCGTAGGTGTACCACTTGGATGTCTCGCAGCATTTAAGAGAGGTAAGCTCACAGACAGTATCCTCAGAGTTATCTGCACTCTGGGTATCTCCATGCCGAGTTTCGTAGTTGCATCTGTTCTTCTTGTAACACTCACAGGTGACGGAGCACTGAATCTGTTCCCGTCCATTTTTGATGCGTCACAGGGGATCAGAGCCTACATACTTCCGTGCTTTGCATTGGGATTTTACCCGATGTGCTATACTGCACGTCAGACCCGTTCTGCTATGCTGGATTCCTTAAGCCAGGAATATATCAAGACAGCCAGGGCAAAAGGTCTTAAGAATAAGAAGATCATCTTCAAACATGCATTAAGAAATGCCCTGATCCCGGTTATTACTTACCTGGGACCGCAGGTTGCTTTTACTTTATGCGGTGGTTTCGTAGTAGAGAGTGTATTCTCTATCCCGGGACTGGGACGTTATTTCGTACAGTCTATTCAGAACCGTGACTATCCGGTTATCATGGGAACTACTATTTTCCTTGCAACATTTATTATTCTGATGAATCTGGTCGTAGACCTCCTCTATAAGGTAGCTGACCCGAGAATCAGCCTGACAAAGGGAGGAGACTGA
- a CDS encoding glucose-6-phosphate isomerase encodes MATWKNLDTLASYSKLAGLKGHVNIAEAMTGENGAERVKKYSAPMAAGLAYNYAAKQVDETVLNALADLADEAQLIDKFQELYNGAVINTGEKRMVLHHLARTQLGDAVVVDGVDKREFYVAQQKKAADFANKVHTGEITNENGEKFTTVVQIGIGGSDLGPRALYIALENWAKANNTFKMEAKFISNVDPDDAAAVLASVDLAHSLFIVVSKSGTTLETLTNEAFVKNALVKAGLNPSKHMLAVTSETSPLAKSEDYLTAIFMDDYIGGRYSSVSGVGGAILSLAFGPEVFAQILDGAAAEDKLATNKNILENPDMLDALIGVYERNVQGYPATAVLPYSQALSRFPAHLQQCDMESNGKSVNRFGEPVDYVTGPVIFGEPGTNGQHSFYQLLHQGTDIVPLQFIGFKKSQLGVDVDIENSTSQQKLCANVAAQIVAFACGKKDENLNKNFKGGRPSSIITGEELTPASLGALLAHFENKIMFQGFVWNLNSFDQEGVQLGKVLAKRVLAHDTDGALKVYSDLLNI; translated from the coding sequence ATGGCAACATGGAAAAATCTGGACACTCTTGCTTCCTACAGTAAGCTTGCCGGTCTGAAGGGTCATGTAAATATCGCAGAGGCCATGACAGGCGAAAATGGTGCTGAACGTGTAAAGAAGTACAGCGCACCAATGGCAGCCGGCCTGGCTTATAACTATGCCGCAAAACAGGTTGACGAAACAGTCCTGAACGCACTTGCAGATCTGGCAGACGAAGCCCAGCTTATCGACAAATTTCAGGAATTATACAACGGCGCTGTGATCAATACAGGAGAGAAACGTATGGTTCTTCATCACCTTGCACGAACTCAGCTCGGTGACGCTGTAGTTGTAGACGGTGTTGACAAACGTGAATTCTACGTAGCACAGCAGAAGAAAGCCGCTGACTTCGCAAATAAAGTTCACACAGGTGAGATCACTAATGAAAACGGCGAGAAGTTCACAACAGTCGTACAGATTGGTATCGGCGGAAGTGACTTAGGTCCTCGTGCATTATATATCGCTCTTGAGAACTGGGCAAAAGCAAACAACACATTTAAAATGGAAGCAAAATTCATCAGCAACGTAGATCCTGATGATGCAGCTGCTGTCCTTGCTTCAGTAGACCTTGCTCATTCTCTGTTCATCGTTGTATCCAAATCCGGTACAACTCTTGAAACTCTGACAAACGAAGCATTCGTCAAGAACGCTCTGGTAAAAGCAGGATTAAATCCATCCAAACATATGCTTGCTGTAACAAGTGAGACATCTCCTCTGGCTAAGAGCGAGGATTATCTGACAGCAATCTTCATGGATGACTATATTGGCGGACGTTACTCTTCTGTTTCCGGTGTAGGCGGTGCGATCCTTTCCCTTGCATTCGGTCCTGAAGTATTTGCACAGATCCTTGACGGAGCTGCTGCTGAGGACAAGCTTGCTACTAATAAGAACATCCTTGAGAATCCGGATATGCTGGATGCACTGATCGGTGTTTATGAGAGAAACGTACAGGGATATCCTGCAACAGCAGTTCTCCCATACTCTCAGGCATTGAGCCGTTTCCCTGCACACTTACAGCAGTGTGACATGGAATCCAACGGTAAATCTGTAAACCGCTTCGGTGAACCTGTAGATTATGTAACAGGACCGGTTATCTTCGGTGAGCCAGGTACTAACGGACAGCATTCCTTCTATCAGTTATTACATCAGGGAACTGACATTGTTCCGCTTCAGTTCATCGGCTTCAAGAAGAGCCAGCTTGGTGTAGACGTAGATATCGAGAACAGCACAAGCCAGCAGAAACTCTGCGCGAACGTTGCTGCTCAGATCGTAGCATTTGCATGCGGTAAAAAGGATGAGAACCTGAACAAGAACTTCAAGGGCGGACGTCCTTCCAGCATCATCACAGGTGAAGAACTTACACCAGCATCTCTGGGTGCATTACTTGCTCACTTCGAGAACAAGATCATGTTCCAGGGATTCGTATGGAACTTAAACAGCTTCGACCAGGAAGGTGTTCAGCTTGGTAAAGTCCTTGCAAAACGTGTTCTTGCACATGACACTGACGGAGCACTGAAAGTATACAGTGACCTGTTAAACATCTGA